The proteins below are encoded in one region of Aquisphaera giovannonii:
- a CDS encoding DUF5681 domain-containing protein produces MRNTTSWKPGQSGNPRGRPKALNGRSALRAVLLEPADPAAESPVSRLEQWARGIVEAAVTFEDRLAVLRFLEGNQPPPAFRVGDWQHDEETQRPRIAIPGADVRPRLSHEADETRDDEADDSDRIIVPMADERYLSGDEGDQDEGTEAEDAGDA; encoded by the coding sequence ATGCGAAACACGACGAGTTGGAAGCCCGGACAGAGCGGAAACCCGCGGGGGCGGCCCAAGGCACTGAACGGCCGGTCCGCACTGCGGGCTGTCCTGCTGGAGCCCGCGGACCCCGCCGCCGAGTCGCCCGTCTCGAGGCTGGAGCAGTGGGCCCGGGGCATCGTCGAGGCGGCCGTGACGTTCGAGGATCGGCTGGCCGTGCTCCGTTTCCTGGAAGGCAACCAGCCCCCGCCCGCCTTCCGTGTGGGCGACTGGCAGCACGACGAGGAGACGCAACGTCCCCGGATCGCCATCCCGGGGGCCGACGTGCGGCCGCGGTTGTCGCACGAGGCCGACGAGACCCGGGACGACGAGGCCGACGACTCCGACCGCATCATCGTCCCAATGGCCGACGAACGCTACCTGAGCGGCGACGAGGGCGACCAAGACGAGGGCACCGAAGCGGAGGACGCCGGCGATGCCTGA